From a single Thermovirga sp. genomic region:
- a CDS encoding ribonuclease HI family protein, giving the protein MTEAYFDGASRGNPGESAAGACIIDDGKVIWECSRSLGIGTNNEAEYKALIMLLEEIAARGLKKVAVYGDSRLVISQVTGRWKVREERLRPLAERSRELARATGAVLQWVPREKNAAADALSNRAFSSPGQGLAAFPPEKLERVSPTVFIAHGTADYAVDVKHRSCSCPGFRHRGDCKHLQAALSLLEKEDGHCSSF; this is encoded by the coding sequence ATGACGGAAGCCTATTTTGACGGGGCCTCCCGGGGCAACCCGGGCGAATCCGCCGCCGGGGCCTGCATCATCGACGACGGAAAGGTTATCTGGGAGTGCTCCCGTTCCTTGGGCATCGGCACCAACAACGAAGCCGAGTACAAGGCGCTGATAATGCTCCTCGAGGAGATCGCGGCCAGGGGCTTGAAGAAGGTCGCCGTCTACGGCGACAGCCGGCTGGTCATCTCCCAGGTGACGGGCCGGTGGAAGGTTCGCGAGGAACGCCTCCGCCCCCTGGCTGAAAGGTCCAGGGAACTGGCCCGCGCCACCGGGGCGGTCCTCCAGTGGGTACCCAGGGAGAAAAACGCCGCCGCCGACGCCCTCTCTAACAGGGCCTTCTCATCGCCCGGCCAGGGCCTGGCCGCTTTCCCGCCGGAGAAACTCGAGCGCGTTTCCCCGACGGTCTTCATCGCCCATGGCACCGCCGACTACGCCGTCGATGTGAAGCACCGCTCCTGCAGCTGCCCCGGCTTTCGACACCGCGGCGACTGCAAGCACCTCCAGGCCGCCTTATCTCTCCTTGAAAAGGAGGATGGGCATTGTTCATCCTTTTGA